CTTAAGGACCCGTAAAACACTGGAGGTGACAGATCATGGGAATAGTTAAGATACCCCTCATGAGCAGGGAGGAGTATGATGAATTCATATCAGAGAACTTCATGAGCAGGATAGCATTCAACGGGGAATACCCCTACATAGCCCCGTTCCTCTACGTCTTTGATGGTGAGCACATCTACTTCCTCTCAACAAGGTACGGTAGGAAGATAGAACTCCTGCGGAACAACCCCTGTGTGGCTGTTGAGATAGAGAACTATAAACCTGACCTTTCAGAGTACCGCTTCGTCACACTGCAGGGCCAGATAGTTGAGGAGACGGAACCCGGGGAGGTTGAACGTGTTAAGAAGATGTTCGCTGACCTCATAGAGACCAGGAACCTGTCAAGGAACATCCTTAGGGCCCTGGGTCATTCACCCGAGGACCCCCTTGCCTGTCTCGTGAAGATGAACAGGAGCCATGTCCGGAAACTCGTTGATGTGGTTGATATAACGGGGATAAAGAGCGGTTAGTGAAGGGTAAATTCAGGTCCCCTGACTTATAAATAATTTTTTTAACCCTCGGACCCTTGGTGGGATGGATCACTTAATTCTTTTTAAAAACAGTTTCAGGGCCAGCCGTCTCTATAGGTGCAGTTTTTAGAGGAGAAAAAGAAGTAGGGTTCCAGGTGGTTCCACCTGGAACATGGTTAGGGGGATGAAAAGGTTAGGGTGGTTTTTGAAGGAGTTTGTGTCAAGGTTGGGGGGATGAACATCTACCTCCTTCACCTACCCTAATGTTAACTGCCCTTCACATACACTAAAGTTTTTATGTGAACATCTTCACCTAGGCGGGTTGGGGATGTGAATTTCACCTTCATGCCATTATATGGGTCCCTTAACCTGGAGGGATCATGGTTTCGACCATCATATCAGTCCCATCAGAATCCCTGTCAGGGTCCTGCTTCCGGCTGCGAATGCCA
The sequence above is drawn from the Methanothermobacter wolfeii genome and encodes:
- a CDS encoding pyridoxamine 5'-phosphate oxidase family protein; the protein is MGIVKIPLMSREEYDEFISENFMSRIAFNGEYPYIAPFLYVFDGEHIYFLSTRYGRKIELLRNNPCVAVEIENYKPDLSEYRFVTLQGQIVEETEPGEVERVKKMFADLIETRNLSRNILRALGHSPEDPLACLVKMNRSHVRKLVDVVDITGIKSG